Proteins from a single region of Thermotoga maritima MSB8:
- a CDS encoding ABC transporter ATP-binding protein: MSTLLQIKNLRTYFFTDEGVVKAVDGVSFEIEEGRTLGVVGESGCGKSVTARSIIKLLSTAGRIVSGEILYNMDGQMVDLVKFSKEEIRKVRGRHIAMIFQEPMAAFSPVYTIGDQITEGMIYHFGITKQEARERAVELLRRVGIPKPEKMIDSYPFEYSGGMRQRAMIAMALSCNPRLLIADEPTTALDVTIQAQVLDLLKDLQQEYKMAIMMITHNMGVVAEMADHVVVMYLGRVVESAPVEELFYNPKHPYTSLLLRSIPVVGKRVERLEVIEGDVPDPRNMPKGCRFHPRCPYMMKGICDEREPVEVEVGPEHRVSCFLYGGEKDGAS; this comes from the coding sequence ATGAGTACATTGCTTCAGATAAAAAATTTGAGAACGTACTTTTTTACAGACGAAGGTGTTGTGAAGGCAGTGGATGGTGTGAGTTTTGAGATAGAGGAAGGAAGGACATTGGGTGTTGTGGGAGAGAGTGGTTGTGGAAAGAGCGTCACGGCAAGATCCATCATCAAGCTTTTGAGTACAGCAGGTCGGATCGTCTCGGGGGAGATCCTCTACAACATGGACGGTCAGATGGTGGACCTTGTGAAGTTCTCAAAGGAAGAGATCAGAAAGGTCAGAGGAAGGCACATTGCGATGATCTTTCAGGAGCCCATGGCTGCCTTTTCTCCTGTGTACACGATTGGAGATCAGATCACGGAGGGTATGATCTACCACTTTGGAATCACAAAGCAGGAGGCAAGAGAGCGCGCGGTAGAACTTCTGAGAAGAGTTGGTATTCCAAAGCCGGAGAAGATGATAGATTCTTATCCGTTTGAGTACTCGGGTGGTATGAGGCAGCGTGCGATGATAGCGATGGCTCTTTCGTGTAATCCTCGTCTTCTGATAGCGGATGAGCCGACAACTGCTCTGGATGTGACGATTCAGGCACAGGTTCTCGATCTTTTGAAGGACCTGCAACAGGAGTACAAAATGGCGATCATGATGATCACGCACAATATGGGTGTTGTGGCGGAGATGGCGGATCATGTGGTGGTGATGTACCTTGGGAGGGTGGTAGAGAGCGCTCCGGTTGAAGAACTCTTCTACAATCCCAAACATCCGTACACATCGCTTCTTTTGAGGTCCATTCCGGTTGTGGGAAAGAGGGTAGAAAGGCTTGAGGTGATAGAGGGAGACGTACCAGATCCAAGGAACATGCCGAAGGGTTGCCGGTTTCATCCGAGGTGTCCTTACATGATGAAGGGAATCTGCGATGAGAGGGAGCCGGTCGAGGTTGAGGTGGGGCCAGAACACAGAGTCAGTTGTTTTCTCTATGGAGGGGAAAAAGATGGCGCTTCTTGA
- a CDS encoding ABC transporter permease has product MKKREQMEEKFYYASQWQLIWWRFRKHKLAVIGGVVLLIIYVFAIFCEFFAPYDPNKYNYRYPYAPPQRIHFFHEGKFIGPFVYGYTYTVDLETLRRIYKEDKSKIFKIKFFVRGDEYKFWGIWKTNIHFIGVEDGHMFLLGTDSLGRDMLSRIIYGARISTSIGLIGVFLSFILGVAIGGISGYFGGAVDNFIQRTIEIIKSIPTIPLWLALSAALPQNWPPLRVYFVIVIILSLTGWTDLARVVRSRFLSLREEDFVMAAKFMGASEARIIFRHMLPSFMSHLIASITLSIPGMILGETSLSFLGLGLRPPVISWGVLLQEAQNLTVVALYPWLLIPVVFVITTVLCFNFVGDGLRDAADPYANM; this is encoded by the coding sequence ATGAAGAAGAGAGAACAGATGGAGGAGAAATTCTATTATGCGTCTCAGTGGCAGCTGATCTGGTGGAGGTTCAGAAAACACAAGCTTGCAGTGATAGGAGGGGTGGTGCTTCTCATCATTTATGTTTTTGCTATTTTCTGTGAGTTCTTTGCTCCGTACGATCCGAACAAATACAACTACAGATACCCTTACGCACCACCGCAGAGGATACACTTTTTCCACGAGGGAAAGTTCATAGGGCCATTTGTGTACGGTTACACCTACACGGTGGATCTTGAGACTTTGAGGAGGATATACAAGGAAGATAAAAGCAAGATCTTCAAGATAAAGTTCTTTGTTCGTGGGGACGAGTACAAATTCTGGGGTATTTGGAAAACAAACATTCACTTCATAGGAGTAGAAGATGGTCACATGTTCCTTCTTGGAACAGACAGTCTTGGGAGAGACATGCTCTCAAGGATCATTTACGGTGCCCGCATTTCCACGTCCATAGGTTTGATAGGGGTGTTTTTGAGCTTCATTCTTGGAGTTGCCATAGGGGGTATTTCTGGATACTTTGGTGGTGCTGTGGACAACTTCATCCAAAGGACTATAGAAATTATAAAGAGCATACCTACTATACCTTTATGGTTAGCTTTGAGTGCTGCTCTTCCACAAAATTGGCCACCATTGAGAGTTTATTTTGTAATAGTGATAATTCTTTCTCTCACAGGTTGGACAGATCTTGCAAGGGTTGTGAGAAGCAGGTTCTTATCTTTGAGGGAAGAAGATTTTGTTATGGCAGCAAAATTCATGGGGGCTTCGGAGGCGAGGATCATCTTCAGGCACATGCTTCCTTCTTTCATGAGTCATCTCATAGCAAGCATCACACTTTCCATACCGGGGATGATCCTCGGTGAGACGAGTCTCAGTTTTTTGGGGCTTGGTTTGAGGCCGCCTGTGATCAGCTGGGGAGTGCTTCTTCAGGAAGCACAGAATCTCACGGTTGTAGCTTTGTATCCGTGGCTTTTGATACCAGTTGTGTTTGTGATCACAACTGTTCTGTGTTTTAACTTCGTTGGAGATGGTTTGAGGGATGCGGCAGATCCGTACGCGAACATGTAG
- a CDS encoding ABC transporter permease — translation MVAYILRRLITAFITLWIISIISFVIIQLPPGDFLTSYIAQLKVSGEDVDIATIEALKKQYGLDKPIYVQYLKWLWGILHGDFGYSFSWKKPVNELLWNRLGVTVLVATLSLIFSWIFGFIIGMYSAVHPYSIGDYLATILGYIGLAVPNFLLALILMWGIYSLTGINLSGLHSVKYLNTPMTIDKFLDILNHLWIPVLVLGTSGMAGLIRTLRANLLDELHKPYVEAALSKGLPENKVFWKYPLRIAMIPFISTVGWSLPWIFSGATITAIVLNLPSVGPLLLNALKNQDMYLAGSLVMFLSFFTVIGTLISDILLAWVDPRIRFE, via the coding sequence ATGGTAGCGTATATTCTTAGAAGACTGATAACTGCTTTTATAACGTTATGGATAATATCAATAATATCCTTTGTAATAATTCAACTTCCTCCAGGAGATTTTTTAACGTCTTATATTGCCCAATTGAAAGTATCCGGAGAAGACGTGGATATTGCTACAATTGAAGCTTTAAAGAAACAGTATGGACTCGATAAACCAATTTATGTTCAGTACTTGAAATGGCTATGGGGTATCCTACATGGTGATTTTGGGTATTCGTTTTCCTGGAAAAAACCTGTTAATGAATTATTATGGAATAGATTGGGAGTTACTGTCCTCGTAGCTACTTTATCCCTGATATTCAGCTGGATTTTTGGCTTTATCATCGGTATGTATTCGGCCGTTCATCCATATTCAATTGGGGATTACCTGGCAACTATTTTGGGATACATTGGTTTAGCTGTTCCTAATTTTCTTTTAGCTTTGATTTTGATGTGGGGAATTTATAGTCTAACTGGGATAAATCTAAGTGGATTGCATTCCGTAAAATATTTGAATACACCTATGACCATTGATAAGTTCTTGGATATTCTGAATCATTTATGGATACCGGTATTAGTTTTAGGAACGTCAGGAATGGCAGGACTCATCAGGACCTTGAGGGCAAATCTTCTGGATGAGCTTCACAAGCCATACGTGGAGGCAGCACTTTCCAAGGGGCTTCCGGAGAACAAAGTGTTCTGGAAGTATCCTTTGAGGATAGCGATGATACCCTTCATCAGCACGGTGGGGTGGAGCCTTCCTTGGATTTTCTCTGGAGCCACAATAACAGCTATCGTTCTAAATTTACCATCTGTTGGTCCATTACTCTTAAACGCTCTTAAAAACCAAGACATGTACCTTGCTGGGAGTTTGGTGATGTTTTTGAGTTTTTTCACTGTGATAGGGACATTGATATCAGACATTTTGCTTGCATGGGTAGATCCCAGGATCAGGTTCGAGTAG
- a CDS encoding ABC transporter substrate-binding protein, with protein sequence MFRKVLWSLLVVIFTAQILAIGLNEIVPGEYYNLTDYERLTGKKITKFNESPMLKEMVEKGLLPPVEERLPKNPVVVTPYESIGKYGGTWNRAWYGLSDEWNAGRICYEFMVISDKAGKSLLPDVLESLEVSKDGREYTMRIRRGLKWSDGEPVTTKDVEFWYHDILLNESLTPSIPSVFQPGGKVFKLEIVDDYTFKVIFEEPYPLFPFALAGDGGRAGIEFVVPSHYIKKFHPKYIGLEQAEKIAKENGYSSWYQFVSDKCLQTNSWLVNPDLPILFPWKLSKESSERALILERNPYYFKVDPEGNQLPYIDRIIFHYVENQQMLLMKAISGEIDMQGRHLTVADYSILAANREKGGYKLILARQAVGSADTLMINQNYTDDPVIGEILRDPRFRQAISLAVNREEIWQLVYQGLGEPRQASFVKGVKYYDPEWEKAFAEYNPERANQLLDEMGLKWNPSRTYRLRPDGKKLEIVIEYTTPSQTREKTMEMVKSYLEKVGISVILKPIDRSLYVTRLEAGQLQIGVWEFDRNIDPVGDPAHILGSQWAPLTWQWYNSGKKTGMPPEEGTDMWKLYEIWDQIVKEVAPEKRDELMKEIINLHKKNIWMVGFVGALPQPIVVKENFKNVPQGLLWDFPLIRSPKNFRPEQFYFE encoded by the coding sequence ATGTTCAGGAAAGTTCTGTGGAGTCTTCTTGTAGTAATCTTCACAGCTCAGATTCTTGCCATTGGACTCAACGAAATCGTTCCCGGTGAGTATTACAATCTCACTGATTACGAACGTCTGACGGGTAAGAAGATCACGAAATTCAACGAATCACCGATGCTGAAAGAGATGGTTGAGAAAGGACTGCTTCCACCTGTGGAGGAAAGGCTTCCGAAGAATCCGGTTGTGGTAACGCCGTATGAAAGCATTGGAAAATATGGCGGTACCTGGAACAGAGCATGGTACGGATTGTCAGATGAATGGAACGCTGGTCGTATTTGTTACGAGTTTATGGTAATTTCAGACAAAGCGGGTAAAAGCCTGTTGCCTGATGTTCTTGAGAGCTTAGAAGTGTCTAAAGACGGTAGAGAATATACAATGAGAATTAGAAGAGGATTGAAGTGGTCTGATGGAGAACCTGTTACCACGAAAGATGTTGAATTCTGGTATCATGACATTTTACTTAACGAATCACTTACTCCTTCCATACCTTCAGTTTTCCAGCCAGGTGGGAAAGTTTTCAAATTGGAGATTGTCGATGATTACACTTTCAAAGTGATTTTCGAAGAGCCTTATCCACTATTTCCATTTGCTCTAGCTGGTGATGGAGGAAGAGCGGGAATTGAATTCGTTGTTCCTTCACATTACATAAAAAAATTTCATCCAAAGTACATTGGTTTAGAACAAGCAGAAAAAATAGCAAAGGAAAATGGATATAGTTCTTGGTATCAATTCGTTAGTGACAAATGCTTGCAAACCAATTCTTGGCTGGTTAATCCCGACCTCCCGATTCTTTTCCCCTGGAAATTGTCTAAAGAATCTTCAGAGAGAGCGTTAATACTTGAAAGAAATCCGTATTACTTCAAAGTTGATCCTGAAGGAAATCAATTACCGTACATCGATAGAATCATATTCCATTATGTTGAAAATCAACAGATGTTGTTGATGAAAGCTATATCTGGGGAAATAGATATGCAGGGGAGACATTTAACAGTCGCAGATTATTCAATACTTGCAGCTAATAGAGAAAAAGGCGGTTACAAATTGATCCTTGCAAGGCAGGCCGTTGGTAGTGCCGATACCCTCATGATAAATCAAAACTACACTGACGATCCTGTTATAGGTGAAATATTAAGGGATCCTAGATTCAGGCAAGCTATTTCCTTGGCTGTAAACAGGGAAGAAATATGGCAATTGGTCTACCAAGGGCTCGGTGAACCGCGACAAGCTTCTTTCGTAAAAGGCGTAAAATATTACGATCCAGAGTGGGAAAAAGCATTTGCCGAATATAATCCAGAGAGAGCGAATCAACTACTAGATGAAATGGGGCTCAAATGGAATCCTTCTCGTACCTATAGGTTAAGGCCAGATGGTAAGAAATTGGAAATTGTTATTGAATACACAACTCCTTCCCAAACTAGAGAAAAAACAATGGAAATGGTCAAATCTTATCTTGAGAAAGTTGGAATAAGTGTTATTTTGAAACCTATAGATAGATCATTGTATGTTACAAGATTGGAAGCGGGTCAACTGCAAATAGGAGTATGGGAATTCGACAGGAACATAGATCCTGTTGGCGATCCTGCCCACATTTTGGGTAGTCAATGGGCGCCTCTTACCTGGCAGTGGTACAACAGTGGTAAAAAAACTGGTATGCCACCAGAAGAGGGAACCGATATGTGGAAACTATATGAAATATGGGATCAAATTGTCAAAGAAGTGGCCCCAGAAAAACGAGATGAACTAATGAAAGAAATAATCAACCTTCATAAGAAAAATATTTGGATGGTGGGTTTTGTAGGAGCTCTGCCCCAGCCTATCGTGGTGAAAGAGAATTTCAAAAATGTTCCGCAAGGTCTACTCTGGGATTTTCCGCTGATAAGAAGTCCGAAGAATTTCAGGCCTGAACAATTTTACTTTGAGTGA
- the aglA gene encoding alpha-glucosidase AglA translates to MPTIVFVGAGSVRYTIKLVGDLAKTPDLYGSRLVLMDIDEERLKATYILVTKYLRELNAEYTVEQTTSLEEALEGADFVINTALYRAPGHEDGYVHYEIMREVGERHGYYRGIDSQELNMVSDYYTLSNYNHLKMSLDIAKAVEKIAPNAWILQTANPVFEITQLVKRLTKAKIVGFCHGYAHVFHLAKVLGVEPEELDWQVAGVNHAIWMNRFRCRGEDLYPKLDEWIEENASRWEPKNPWDVDFSPAAIDMYRFYGMYPIGDTVRSGTWKYHYDLETKKRWYGKFGGIDNEVERPKFYESLREQRKRLMELAKEVEKDPTIELTKVWPEVFTTGSESVEQHIPFINALVNDKKARLVLNVENRGVIKGIPDDVMVEVPVVVDKEGIHPEKIEPDLTDRIKKFYLLPRILRMEWALEAFISGDRRVLEEILVRDPRTRSYEQAVAVIDDILNLPFNEEMKKHYGS, encoded by the coding sequence ATGCCTACCATAGTATTTGTAGGAGCGGGGAGTGTGAGGTACACGATCAAGCTGGTAGGGGACCTGGCGAAGACACCGGATTTGTATGGGTCAAGACTGGTACTGATGGACATCGACGAAGAAAGGTTGAAAGCAACGTACATTCTCGTCACAAAGTACCTCAGGGAACTGAATGCAGAGTACACAGTGGAACAGACGACAAGCCTTGAGGAGGCACTTGAAGGGGCAGATTTTGTCATCAACACAGCCCTCTACAGGGCACCAGGGCACGAAGACGGATACGTACACTACGAGATCATGAGGGAAGTAGGGGAGAGACATGGCTACTACAGAGGGATAGACAGCCAGGAGCTGAACATGGTCTCGGACTACTACACACTCAGCAACTACAACCACCTGAAGATGAGCCTTGATATAGCAAAGGCAGTGGAGAAGATAGCACCGAATGCGTGGATACTGCAGACGGCCAATCCTGTTTTTGAGATCACACAACTTGTGAAGAGGCTTACGAAGGCGAAGATAGTGGGTTTCTGCCACGGGTATGCGCACGTGTTCCACCTTGCGAAAGTACTCGGTGTGGAGCCAGAGGAATTAGACTGGCAGGTAGCAGGGGTGAACCATGCGATATGGATGAACAGGTTCAGATGCAGAGGGGAAGATCTCTATCCGAAGCTGGACGAATGGATAGAGGAGAACGCATCGCGATGGGAGCCGAAGAATCCATGGGATGTGGACTTTTCACCTGCAGCGATAGACATGTACAGGTTCTACGGGATGTACCCGATAGGGGACACGGTGAGGAGTGGGACATGGAAATACCACTACGATCTTGAGACGAAGAAGAGATGGTACGGGAAGTTTGGAGGGATAGACAACGAAGTGGAAAGGCCGAAGTTCTACGAGAGTTTGAGGGAGCAGAGGAAGAGGCTGATGGAACTTGCGAAAGAAGTGGAGAAAGATCCGACGATAGAGCTGACGAAGGTGTGGCCTGAGGTGTTCACAACAGGCAGTGAGAGTGTAGAACAGCATATACCTTTCATCAACGCGCTTGTGAATGACAAGAAGGCGAGGCTTGTATTGAACGTAGAGAACAGAGGGGTGATAAAGGGAATACCGGACGATGTAATGGTGGAGGTGCCGGTGGTAGTTGATAAAGAGGGGATACATCCGGAGAAGATAGAGCCTGATCTTACAGACAGGATCAAGAAGTTCTACTTACTTCCGAGGATACTCAGGATGGAGTGGGCACTTGAGGCGTTCATATCTGGTGACAGGAGGGTTCTGGAGGAGATCCTCGTCAGGGATCCAAGAACCAGATCCTACGAACAGGCCGTCGCTGTTATTGATGATATCCTTAACCTCCCCTTCAACGAGGAAATGAAGAAGCATTACGGCAGTTGA
- a CDS encoding DeoR/GlpR family DNA-binding transcription regulator, translating into MKEERLKEILDIVDRNGFISMKDLQEQLGVSMITVRRDVAELVKRNLVKKVHGGIRKVNYFEKETDFMKRLSINREAKEKIAQLALNFVEDGDIIFLDASTTAHIFAKHLASSQKSVHVITNNLLTAMELSKNSDISVVLLTGKVNPENLAVEGSLTIECGKKFSVKKAFVSCRGVTAEEGTYEINTMEMGIKGIFVERAEEIFVLADFSKIGKRSLAHLIPAEKIDHLITDRKPPENQYEIFREKGVEIVY; encoded by the coding sequence ATGAAAGAGGAAAGATTGAAGGAAATCCTCGATATCGTTGACAGAAACGGTTTCATCAGCATGAAGGATCTTCAGGAACAACTCGGCGTTTCGATGATCACCGTGAGAAGAGACGTGGCAGAACTGGTGAAAAGGAATTTGGTAAAAAAAGTACATGGTGGCATAAGGAAGGTGAATTATTTTGAAAAGGAAACAGACTTCATGAAACGGCTCTCAATAAACAGAGAAGCAAAGGAAAAAATTGCCCAACTTGCGTTGAACTTCGTTGAAGATGGAGACATTATCTTTCTGGACGCAAGCACCACTGCGCATATCTTTGCCAAACACCTGGCCTCGTCTCAAAAGTCCGTTCATGTCATCACAAACAACCTGCTCACTGCAATGGAGCTCTCGAAGAACTCCGATATAAGCGTTGTTCTGCTCACAGGAAAGGTGAATCCGGAGAACCTGGCTGTGGAAGGCTCTCTGACGATAGAGTGTGGAAAAAAATTCTCTGTGAAAAAAGCCTTTGTCTCCTGTAGAGGAGTGACTGCGGAAGAAGGAACCTACGAAATAAACACCATGGAAATGGGAATAAAAGGAATTTTCGTGGAAAGAGCGGAAGAGATCTTCGTACTCGCTGACTTCAGCAAAATAGGAAAAAGATCGCTGGCACATCTGATACCCGCAGAAAAAATCGATCATCTCATCACCGACAGAAAACCTCCAGAAAATCAATATGAAATATTCAGGGAAAAAGGTGTGGAAATTGTTTATTGA
- a CDS encoding sensory rhodopsin transducer has translation MNGARKWFFPDGYIPNGKRGYLVSHESLCIMNTGDETAKIRITFLFEDSKPVVHEVEISPMKSLHLRLDKLGIPKCKPYSIMAESNVPVVMQLSRLDVGKNHYTLMTTIGYWEE, from the coding sequence ATGAACGGTGCCAGAAAATGGTTCTTTCCAGATGGTTACATTCCAAACGGCAAAAGAGGATATCTTGTTTCTCATGAATCTCTGTGTATCATGAATACGGGTGATGAAACAGCAAAAATAAGGATCACGTTCCTCTTCGAAGACTCTAAACCAGTTGTTCATGAAGTAGAAATTTCACCAATGAAGAGTTTGCATCTGAGACTGGACAAACTTGGTATACCAAAATGTAAGCCTTACAGCATAATGGCGGAAAGCAACGTACCTGTTGTCATGCAGCTTTCACGTCTCGACGTTGGAAAAAACCACTACACTCTTATGACAACCATCGGTTACTGGGAGGAGTGA
- the rhaI gene encoding L-rhamnose isomerase, which yields MERIFKELDELKFELPSWAFSDAGTRFAVFHEEGAARNVFERIEDAALVHRLTGCCPSVALHIPWDKVENWEELREFAEEKGLKIGAINPNLFQDPDYKYGSLTNPSEKIRKKAIAHVMECVDIAEKTGSKVISLWLADGTDYPGQDDFRSRKKRLEESLRYIYENMPADMYLLIEYKFFEPAFYHTDIPDWGMSYLLSEKLGERALVLVDLGHHPQGTNIEYIVATLLSEKKLGGFHLNNRKYADDDLTIASINPYEVFLIFKEIVFAKRDPELSDSAKKVVLMFDQAHITKPKILAMIQSVLIAQELFTKALLIDENRLREAQKNYDVVEAEEILLDAFRTDVRPILREYRRQKGLPEDPLRVFREEDYMEKRRRERR from the coding sequence ATGGAAAGGATTTTTAAGGAGCTGGACGAGTTGAAGTTCGAACTTCCCTCCTGGGCGTTCAGCGATGCAGGAACAAGGTTTGCTGTCTTCCACGAAGAAGGAGCCGCCCGGAACGTTTTTGAAAGGATAGAAGACGCTGCTCTCGTTCATCGTCTCACAGGTTGTTGTCCTTCCGTTGCCCTTCACATTCCCTGGGACAAAGTGGAAAACTGGGAGGAACTGAGAGAGTTTGCTGAAGAGAAAGGCTTGAAGATAGGTGCCATCAACCCGAATCTGTTTCAGGATCCTGATTATAAGTACGGAAGCCTCACGAATCCCAGCGAAAAGATCAGAAAAAAAGCGATCGCTCACGTAATGGAGTGCGTGGACATAGCCGAAAAAACTGGTTCAAAGGTGATCAGTCTGTGGCTCGCGGACGGAACGGACTATCCTGGTCAGGACGATTTCCGCTCCAGGAAGAAAAGGCTCGAAGAGTCCCTGAGGTACATCTACGAGAACATGCCGGCTGATATGTACCTCCTCATAGAGTACAAGTTCTTCGAGCCCGCTTTTTATCACACTGACATTCCAGACTGGGGAATGAGCTATCTCCTTTCGGAAAAATTGGGAGAACGTGCTCTTGTACTCGTCGACCTGGGGCATCATCCCCAGGGAACGAACATAGAGTACATCGTTGCAACACTTCTGTCTGAGAAGAAACTCGGTGGTTTTCACCTGAACAACAGGAAATACGCAGATGACGATCTCACGATCGCCTCCATAAATCCGTACGAGGTGTTTTTGATCTTCAAGGAGATCGTCTTTGCGAAGAGAGATCCTGAACTCTCTGATTCTGCAAAGAAGGTGGTTCTCATGTTCGATCAGGCCCACATCACAAAACCGAAGATCCTCGCGATGATACAATCTGTTTTGATCGCCCAGGAACTTTTCACAAAGGCACTTCTCATAGATGAAAATCGACTGAGAGAGGCTCAGAAAAACTACGACGTGGTTGAAGCAGAAGAAATTCTTCTCGATGCGTTTCGAACAGACGTAAGGCCGATTCTGAGGGAGTACAGAAGGCAGAAAGGTCTTCCGGAGGATCCGCTCAGAGTCTTTCGGGAAGAAGACTACATGGAAAAAAGAAGGAGAGAGAGACGATGA
- the rhaD gene encoding rhamnulose-1-phosphate aldolase, with protein sequence MRETIREIQKVAYWLAIKGLSEANAGNISVRLDERPEGYEVKSVNEYGFDYDGPEMYLLITATGSRMREVYEDDSKICLLHVLPGKHYEILHGNGKPTSEFPTHLMIHAKFKEMNPEKKAIVHTHPLNLLTLMNLEEFQELLPKMMKIHPEVLIFFPQGISVVEFEKPGSVELGLKTVEKSEGKDAVLWDKHGVVAFGKDVAEAYDRVEILEKAAEILLRVLSLGRNPTGVPEGWL encoded by the coding sequence ATGAGAGAGACGATAAGAGAGATTCAAAAAGTAGCTTACTGGCTTGCCATAAAGGGCCTTTCCGAGGCGAACGCAGGGAACATCTCTGTCAGACTGGATGAAAGACCAGAAGGATACGAGGTCAAGAGTGTGAACGAATACGGGTTCGATTACGACGGTCCCGAGATGTACCTTCTGATCACGGCAACGGGCTCGAGAATGAGAGAAGTCTACGAAGACGACAGCAAGATCTGTCTTCTTCACGTCCTTCCGGGGAAACACTACGAAATTCTCCACGGAAACGGAAAACCCACCAGTGAGTTTCCCACACACCTCATGATCCACGCAAAATTCAAGGAGATGAATCCGGAAAAGAAAGCCATCGTTCACACTCATCCTCTGAACCTGCTCACTCTGATGAACTTAGAGGAATTCCAGGAGCTTCTTCCGAAGATGATGAAGATTCATCCGGAAGTTTTGATCTTTTTCCCACAGGGAATCTCCGTCGTCGAGTTCGAAAAGCCAGGCAGTGTGGAACTCGGCCTGAAGACGGTGGAGAAGTCAGAAGGGAAAGATGCAGTTCTCTGGGACAAGCACGGTGTTGTGGCTTTCGGAAAAGATGTCGCAGAAGCGTACGACAGGGTCGAGATCCTGGAAAAAGCGGCGGAGATCCTTTTGAGAGTGCTCAGCCTCGGAAGAAATCCCACGGGTGTTCCGGAGGGATGGCTGTGA